CATACGCCTGGGCACAATCCTCGATGACGAGCAGGCTGTGCTGCTGCGCGACCTCAATGAGCTGGTCGAGGGGCATGCGGCTCCCGAAGAGATGGGCAACCAGGATCGCTTTCGTCCGTGGGCTAACAAGCTGGTGGATCTTGGTTGGGTCGACGGCCAGGGTGTCCGGATCGAGGTCCACGGGGATAGGCACCAGGCCATGATGGACTAAAAGCTGGATCATATCGGGAATGGTGATCGCCGAAACAAGGACTTCCGTGCCGACTGGGAGCGCCAGGACGTGCAGCAGGAGGTCGAATCCGCTGCGGACCGACAGGCAGGCGAGCGTATCACGATGTGGCGACCAGCGTCCTTCAACCACGGCCTGGGCACGCGATCGGGTATCCGGGAGCAGGCCATAGCCAAGACCTGCCAGCAAGTCAAGCCAGCCAATATCGGGTGTACCACGTGGGATCATATCACGTCCTGACCGAAGCTTCGGTAGGGATAGTATAGCGCATGGCGTCAACGCATCATCGAGGGGAACGCAGCATGACAAAGACGCGGAGACGACCGCAAGGCTGCTACAATCGTGCTCCGCTGGCCCGCCCAGGGTGAGCGCCGGATGGCTTGAACGCTCGTCCTGACAGGAGTCCGGTTCATCCGCTACGCCGACGTCCTGCCTGGCGACGTTGGCACCCGTCAGGCAGCCGAGGACATCAAAACGCACGTCACTATGTGGCTGGTCACGCATCTTCACCTGACACGCTACTTTCCCGATGCGCTCGTGGTATGCCAGTCCACGGGTATGCACGAGTTGCAAGCGGTCGTCGATGGGCGTAGCATGGGATGCTGGGCCTGGCTGATCCTGAGTCAAAGGAGGGCAGCATGACGACATCCCTACGCGGTGAGCTGGAAGCCGCGCGACTGATCTTCCATTTTCTGCTCGATTCGCTCTCCGACGAGGAGTTAATGCGACACAGTCACAATCCAGCGTGGACGAACAAGCACATGCTCTTCCACATGGCCTTGGGCTTTTTTCTGCTCCCGATTCTCAGCCTCTTAGTGCTGGTGTTCGGACGATTACCAGCAATCTTTTCTCGCATCTTCGCTCGTATACTCAATGGTGCGACCCCGGCCTTTAACCTCATCAATGCGCTGGGGGCGTATGGAGGTGGACGAGTCGTTCCGCGATCCGCAATGTATACGATCTTCGATGGGGTGTATGCGCTGAGCATGCAGATCGCCGATCATCTTCCGGCTGAGGAGTGGACGCGGGGCATGTATTACCCGACGGCCTGGGATGCCCTGTTTACTCCCTACATGACATTGGAAGACGTGTTTCGGTTTCCCGTGCGGCACTTCTACACGCATGTCAAGCAGATAGCACGGTGAGGCGCGCTTTCTGGCATGAGGATGAGCGGCGGCGCAACGGCTGAGCTCCCCTGACGCCGCTCATGCACACCATGGGATATGAGTCTGAACGGACGGGACCACCGCCGACCCGATGACGGGTACACTATGAGCGCTCCGTCGTCAACATCAGCGTGCATGCGCTTCTAGTGCAGCGTCTACGCATTGGCGCAGCAGCGGCTCGCGAATCGCCGCTGCATCCAGCGTGCGCGCGCCGAGAAACGTCACGAAGCGCGCAAACCCACGCGCTAATGCTTCCGCAAATGCCGCATCGGTGCCGAGGGATTCATCCTCCAGCCACAGGCCCAGGATGATGAACGTGCCGGTCGTCCGGTCGAGCTTGCTGTCGAAGCGCGCGACGAGCCGGTCGCCCCACAACACCGGCAGCGTGTAGTAGCCGAACCTCCGCCGGTGCGCAGGCTTGTAGACCTCCCACACGTAGTCGAAGCCAAATACCACGCTGGCTCGCCCGCGCGCGCTGACCTGATCGAGCGGTGCGAGGAAGACGACCTCTTCCGTCGTAGTCGTCTTCAACGGCGTCCATGCCTCCGGCATACGCCCTGCGCTCAACTCGCGCAGCACCTCGGCGTCGCTCCCGAGCGCGTAGTGCATCGCCTTCCAGCCTTCAACCTTGACCTCGATGAGGTCGCCGTCGGCCACCATCGCCGCGCGTAGCTGCTGGACGCTACTGAACGGCACGCCGCGCAGAAACGAATCTGCCACACGGCTTAGCCGCGCCAGGCCGGAGAAGCTGACTTCCTTTGTGATCAAGAAGCGGTTAGCCTCTGCCTCGTCGCTCTCACGAATAAGATGCGCAGGCGCGACCGTCTCCGTGAGGGCGTACACGCGCTCGAAGCGCTCGCGGTGGTGCGTCATCACCTCGCCGGTGAGCCACAAATAATACAACGCTAACGCGCTGTCCTTGCGACCGCGATAGCTGTGCGTTCGCGTCCGCGTCGCCATCGCGAAGTCGCGGTTGCTCACGGTGCCGCGCTCGTGCAAGATGGCCCGCATTTCGACAATAGCATCAGCGTGGTCGCGGGCAATGCTGCGCATGCGCGGGCCGCTCTCGCCCTCACGGCGCATCACCACGCGCCAGTGCGGCAGCTCGTCCATCGGTCGGACGGCCAGCCAGCCACCCCAGTCAAAGAACTTGCGCTGCCGATAGGCCAGATCTTCCCACAGGCCAGGCGTATAGTCGAGGACGCGGCTGTGCAGCGTGATGTCATGACTACGCGCGATGATGTGCAGCGGGTCGAGCTGCAGGTACTCCATCGCGCGCATAGCCTGCTCGGTGCCCGTGATGCCGCGCCAGCGTCGCCCGGGCCACAGGCCCTGCTTGCCGAGGATGAAGCGGCGGGCGGTTTCGATCGTAATCGTCAGCATGATGTCCTATGGATGCTTCTCACGTGTGCTTTCATCACGGCATGATCCCACCCAATCGATCGCACTCGCTCGCGTACCCAGGCGCTCCATTAATTCACCAACATGCTGCTGAATGTGGCGAATCGAGTACAGCTGCACTTCGAATGTCGTAAATGGTAGCCAGTCAAAGCCCGACGCTGCGGCTAACTCCATGGTCGACACGTTTTCGACGACCTGGCGCTGACAGAAGGCAAGGTACGCGAGCACCGTCGCTTTGGTCGCTGACTCGGCGGGTTGTGTGCGCACGTCATCTTCAAACCGATAGGCGTCGCGGTGCCCAGACCAGACGCGAAACGCCTGCTCCGATTCTTGAAGGTACAGGTGCGTGAAGAACAGTGCGTGATAGGCGACCTGCGAGAACGTGTTGCGGTCGTCCGGACGGTGCCAGAGCGTTTCGGGGCACGCGAGAATCGATTGCTTGAGCATGTCGAGGGCAGCGTGGTATTGCGAGATGATCGGTTCACGGTAATCCATGGCGGGGCCTCCCCAATGATTGCGCTCATACGGTCGAGTGACGCCGCAGGAAGGCGAGGGTGCGATCCCACGCCAGGCTCGCTGCCGCTGGGTTATATGCCTCGGCGCGATCCGGCTCAAAGAACCAGTGTCCCGTGTCGCTGTAGCGATAGAACGTCACCGGGCGGCCAGCACGCTTGAGCGATTCCTCCAGCTCGTCGACCTGGGATAGCGGCTCAAACTCATCGTTCGCGGCAAAATGACCGAGGTAGGCCGCGCGCGCGGCGCTGAAGTCGCCGCCCCCGGTGCCGTAAAAGAGGACGACGGCACGGATGTGGTCGGGATCGGCGGCGGCGAGGTCGAGCGCATAATACGCTCCGAGCGAGAAGGCCATGACGGCAAGGCCGCCCTCACCCTGGCCGAAACGTGACGTGAGAAACCGTGCTGCCTCGGCGATCTCGGCCTTGGCCTGGACGTGGTTGGCGTCGAGCGCTGCACCAAGGGCTTCGGCATCGGCAATCGTTTCGGCGACCTTGCCGTGATAGAGGTCTGGGGCGAAGGCCACGAACCCAGCTTCAGCCAGCCGTGTGCAAATGGCGCGCATGGTATCGTTCAGCCCCCACCACGCATGGAGCACGAGCACGCCTGGCCCTTCGCCGCGTTCGGGCATGGCGAGGTAGCCGCAGGCGCTCTGATGGTCGCCGTAGTACGTCAGTTCCTGTGATGTGCGATCCGCCATATCACGATCCTCCTGTGATCACGGAACGTCTCCTCCTGGGCATGATTCTAGAACAAATGGTCTAGATCGTCAAGTTCGTGCCGCAAGGAACAACCCCTGTCGCGAGATACGTCCACGCGAACCGGGCTCGCGGCGGCATCAGGATCGTCACGATCTACCTCACGTGAGGGTGTGTATAAGGGCCGCACGGTTCGCATTCGCTGCACGTGGGCGGGACGGAGTCACCTTCCTGCAACCAATGCAGAAGGTCAGCTTTCTTCATCCGTACCTCGCTCAGAACTATGCGCGATATGATTGTGGCCCAACGGCTGAACTCACCTGCCGCCGACAACGAGCACCATAGTGTACAAGGATAGTACTGTACGACGAAAATTGCCCGCGTTCTGCGGTCAGGGGCCGCGCTGGGTTGGATGGCACGTCGTCGTAACGGTATGCGTATCGGGCGGCGCTTTGTGGGTAGCGTTGTCCCCGGCGGCGCAGATCAGAGTCAGGGCCGTGCGCGTCTGGCGTAGCGCCGGACCGCAAGCGCATACGCTTCGGCAAGCAAGGATTGCACCTGGATCAGGGTTTCATGACCTGGATTGAGCACGCAGACAAACGATTGCGCCGCATAGTCGGGATGCGGCATCAGCGTGTCCAGGGCGGTAAAATCGTAGCCACGACTATCAACAGGGTCACTGCCAAAGAGCGCCTGAAAGGTCTGCTTGCTCACGCCGATGTTCAGCCGGTACACTCCGGGGCGGTCGAGATGGGAAACGTGGTCATA
The genomic region above belongs to Herpetosiphonaceae bacterium and contains:
- a CDS encoding DinB family protein; this encodes MTTSLRGELEAARLIFHFLLDSLSDEELMRHSHNPAWTNKHMLFHMALGFFLLPILSLLVLVFGRLPAIFSRIFARILNGATPAFNLINALGAYGGGRVVPRSAMYTIFDGVYALSMQIADHLPAEEWTRGMYYPTAWDALFTPYMTLEDVFRFPVRHFYTHVKQIAR
- a CDS encoding crosslink repair DNA glycosylase YcaQ family protein, coding for MLTITIETARRFILGKQGLWPGRRWRGITGTEQAMRAMEYLQLDPLHIIARSHDITLHSRVLDYTPGLWEDLAYRQRKFFDWGGWLAVRPMDELPHWRVVMRREGESGPRMRSIARDHADAIVEMRAILHERGTVSNRDFAMATRTRTHSYRGRKDSALALYYLWLTGEVMTHHRERFERVYALTETVAPAHLIRESDEAEANRFLITKEVSFSGLARLSRVADSFLRGVPFSSVQQLRAAMVADGDLIEVKVEGWKAMHYALGSDAEVLRELSAGRMPEAWTPLKTTTTEEVVFLAPLDQVSARGRASVVFGFDYVWEVYKPAHRRRFGYYTLPVLWGDRLVARFDSKLDRTTGTFIILGLWLEDESLGTDAAFAEALARGFARFVTFLGARTLDAAAIREPLLRQCVDAALEAHAR
- a CDS encoding DinB family protein, which gives rise to MDYREPIISQYHAALDMLKQSILACPETLWHRPDDRNTFSQVAYHALFFTHLYLQESEQAFRVWSGHRDAYRFEDDVRTQPAESATKATVLAYLAFCQRQVVENVSTMELAAASGFDWLPFTTFEVQLYSIRHIQQHVGELMERLGTRASAIDWVGSCRDESTREKHP
- a CDS encoding dienelactone hydrolase family protein, producing the protein MADRTSQELTYYGDHQSACGYLAMPERGEGPGVLVLHAWWGLNDTMRAICTRLAEAGFVAFAPDLYHGKVAETIADAEALGAALDANHVQAKAEIAEAARFLTSRFGQGEGGLAVMAFSLGAYYALDLAAADPDHIRAVVLFYGTGGGDFSAARAAYLGHFAANDEFEPLSQVDELEESLKRAGRPVTFYRYSDTGHWFFEPDRAEAYNPAAASLAWDRTLAFLRRHSTV
- a CDS encoding DUF6194 family protein yields the protein MDESSMITYITEQFADVETVNSFGYMFFFYRDERKLPFATLLAADYPYDHVSHLDRPGVYRLNIGVSKQTFQALFGSDPVDSRGYDFTALDTLMPHPDYAAQSFVCVLNPGHETLIQVQSLLAEAYALAVRRYARRARP